In Hyphomicrobium denitrificans 1NES1, the genomic stretch ACGAAGCAGACGTCCTCGCCTATCTCGCAACTCTTGCCGATACGCCCGTTCCCTTGCCAAAATGACGGCAAGTTAACTCGCTATGCTGCCTAAAGTTTGCGACCCTGCCGAGCCGTTGGCGGGGTCGCTTCGTATCCGGACGCAGACTTATCCCCGTGTCCGCAGGCTGTGGTAGGCTTTCGAGCCCGAGAAAGGACGAAATCGAATATGCGGATACGCCTGACGACGTTAGCCCTTGCCGCCATGGCGTTCCTGAGTTCTCCGCCGGTTTCGAACGTGGCGCACGCCGACGAGTCCCAATGCCGCACGGCGATCTCGCTCATCGGCGAACCGAAGTACGGTCCCGATTTCAAGAATTTCGACTGGGTAAACCCGGATGCGCCGAAAGGCGGCACACTCCGTCAGTGGGCGGACGGTACGTTCGATACGCTCAATCCGTTCTCGGATAAGGGCGTCAAGGCCGGCGGACTTAACCTTATCTATGACAGCCTGTTCGCGAACAGTCCCGACGAGCCCGAGACGCAATATGGCCTGATCGCAGAATGCGCATCCTACCCGGATGATTTTTCCTCCGTGACGTTCAAGCTGCGCCCCGAAGCCAAATTCAACGACGGCACGCCGATCACGCCCGAGGACGTGATTTTCTCGTTCGATGAGTTCAAGAAGGTCAATCCGTTCTATGCCTTCTACTACAAGAACGTCGTCAAGGCGGAAAAGACCGGCGATCACGAGGTGAAGTTCACCTTCGACTCCAAAGGCAACCGCGAGTTGCCGATGATCGTCGGCCAGATGAGCGTGGTGCCGAAGGCGTATTGGGAAGGCAAAGACGCCAACGGCCGCCAGCGCAGCCTTAGCGAGACGACGGTCGAACCGCCGCTCGGCAGCGGCGTCTACAGGATCAAGTCGGTCGATATGGGCCGCAAGATCGTCTACGAGCGCGTTCCCGACTATTGGGCGAAAGATCTGCCGGTGATGCGCGGACAATATAACTTCGATACGCTCGAAGTAACGTATTACCGCGACCGGTCTCCGGCGTTCGAGGACTTTAAGACGGGCAAGCTCGATTTCTGGATGGAGAACCGGGCTGCCGCGTGGGCCTCGCAATACGATTTCGACGCGCTGAAAAAAGGCCTCGTCAAGAAAGAGGCGCTGCCGGTTAAGCGGGTTGCCGGGATGCAGTCGTTCGCGTTCAATATCCGGCGGCCTCAGTTCCAAGATCCGCGCGTGCGTCAGGCGTTCAATCTACTGTTCAATTTCGAGGAGACGAACAAGAAGCTGTTCTACGGATCGTATGTGCGTCTCAACAGCTTTTTTGCGAACTCCGATCTCGCGTCCAAGGGGCTGCCCGAAGGGCGCGAACTCGAAATTCTGAACGAGGTCAAATCCGAGGTGCCGCCGGAGGTTTTCACGACGGAGTGGAAAAACCCGGTCAACAATAAGGAAGGCGACTATCGCAAGCACCAGCAGGAAGCGCTGAAGCTTTTCGAGGCTGCTGGCTGGCAAATCAAGAGCGAAGTGGCCGACGACGGCTCCTGCGGATTTTTCTGCAAGGCGATGCGCGTAGTCGGATTGTCGTCGGCGCAGACAGCACGCGTTCTGAGGAACGCCAAGGGCGAGCAGATGACCGCCGAATTCCTGATCGACGGCGACACGTTCCAGAACATCATTCTGCCCTACGTCCAGAACCTCAAGGCGCTCGGCATCAATGCTTCGGTTCGGGCGGTCGACGATGCGCAATACAAACAACGCGAAGACAGTCGCGACTTCGACATCATCGTCGACAACTTCGCGCAATCGAATTCGCCCGGAAATGAGCAGCGCGACTTCTGGGGATCAGCTGCGGCCGACAAGCCCGGCAGCCGTAACACCATCGGCATCAAGAATCCGGCGGTCGACACATTGATCGACAAGATCGTGTTCGCGAAAGACCGTGCCGATCTCGTTGCCGCGACACACGCGCTCGACCGCGTGCTTCTCTGGAACTTCTACGTCGTTCCGCAATGGTACTACCCTTATGAGCGTATTGCGTATTGGGATATCTTCGGCCGACCGAAAATCCTGCCCTCGCAGTCTGCATCGTTGATGCAGGTCTGGTGGATCGACCCCGAAAAGCAGAAGGCCGTCGCAACAGCAAAGGCAAAATGATCCGGTGCCGGTCTCTTTTCAGACACGAATGATCATGGTGCCGAGATTATCGATTCTCGCTGCAGCGATTGCGCTTATTTTCTCGGCGGCGACAAGCGCTGAGGCAGAGCCACGTCATGGACTCTCCGTTTTTGGTGAGCTGAAATATCCAGCCGATTTTCAGCACTTCGACTATGTCAATCCCGATGCACCGAAGGGCGGCCGGATGGTGACGCTCGGGACCGGCGGGGCGAACACGTTCGACAATCTCAATCCGTATATTTTGAAGGGCGATGCGGCCCAGGGGCTCGATTTCCTGTTTGATGCATTGATGGTTCGCGCGCAGGACGAGCCCGATGCGGTGTACGGCTTGGTCGCGAAGTCGGCGGACGTCGCGCCGGACGGTCTGTCGGTGACGTTCAAGCTGCGCCCCGAAGCGAAGTTTTCGGACGGCACACCGATCACGGCGGACGACGTCGTCTTTTCGTTCAAGACGCTGAAGGAGAAAGGCCATCCGGCGATTTCGCAGCCGCTGCACGATGTCGTGTCGGCAGAAGCGGTGGACCCGGAAACGGTGCGCTATACTTTCAAAGGAACGCTGACGCGCGATTTGCCGATTACGGTTGCGCAGCTTCCGGTGCTTTCCAAGGCTTATTATTCGACGCAGCCGTTCGAAGAAACGTCGCTGAAGCCGCCGCTGGGTTCCGGTCCTTACAGGATCAAGGATTTCAAGCCGGGCACATTCATCACGTATACGCGGCGTAACGATTACTGGGCGAAGGATTTGCCGGTCAACCGCGGACGCTTCAACTTCGACGAGGTTCGCTATGACTATTACCGCGACCGGAACATCGAGCTCGAAGCCCTGAAATCCGGGCAGATCGATTTTCGCGAAGAGTTTTCGAGCGTCTCATGGGCGACGGGCTACGACATCCCCGCCGTTCGGGATGGCCGCCTCATCAAGACATCGCTGCCCGACAACCGCCCTTCCGGCGCGCAAGGATTTTTCATCAACACGCGCCGCGACAAGTTCAAAGACCCGCGCGTGCGTTTGGCGCTCGATCTTGTGTTCGATTTCGAGTGGTCGAACAAGAAGCTGTTTTACGGGCTCTACAAGCGGACGACGAGCTACTTCGAAAATTCCGACATGAAGGCGACGGGCTTGCCGAGCCCCGAGGAATTGAACCTGCTCGATCCCTACAAGGACAAGCTTTCTCCGGAAGTCTTTGGTGAGCCTTATGTGCCGCCCGTCACCGACGGCAGCGGCAACAATCGCGACAATCTCAAGAAAGCCCGCGACCTTCTCATCGCAGCCGGATGGAAGCCTGGCGCCGACCACATGCTGCACAACGCCAAGGGCGAATTGCTGACGATCGAGTTCCTCGACTTCGAAGCCGCGTTCGAGCGCATCACCGTTCCCTATACCGACAATCTCAAGCGCATCGGCGTCGACGCCTCCTGGCGCCTCGTCGATCCAAGCCAATATGAGCGGCGCGTCAAATCCTTCGATTTCGACGTGACGACGCAGCGCTACGCGTTACGGCTGACGCCGGGCATCGAATTGCGCAGCTATTGGGGCTCGGAGGCGGCAAAGCTCGACGGCTCGTTCAATCTTCCGGGTATTGCAGATCCCGCTGTCGACGGTCTCATCGACAAGGTGACGGCAGCGAAATCGCGCGCGGAACTCGTCACCGCAACGCACGCCAGCGACCGGGTGCTCCGCGCTGGACATTACTGGGTCCCGCATTGGTACAAGGCATCCTACGGGATCGCCTATTGGAACAAGTACTCGCGTCCGGCCGTACAGCCGAAGTATGATGCAGGCGTGCTCGATACGTGGTGGTTCGATCCGAAGAAGGCCGAAGTGTTAGCTTCCGGCAAACCTGAAGCCCAATCCCAAGAGCAACCGGCGAAGCCCTGATGGCCATATATCTTCTGAAACGGGTGCTGCTCGTCATACCGACGCTGTTCGGCATCATGCTGTTCTCGTTTATCATCATTCAGTTCGCACCGGGCGGTCCGGTCGAACAGATGATCGCACAACTCACCGGGAACTCCTCCTCGATCGTCAGCCGCATGGGCGGCGGAGGCGGCGATGCGCTCGGCGGCGGCAATGCCGCGACGGCGCAACTCGGGCAAGGCGCTGCCGATGCGATCACATCCAAATATCGCGGCGCACAGGGGCTCGATCCGGCCTTCATCAAGAGCCTCGAGAAGCAATTCGGCTTCGACAAGCCGGCGCACGAGCGCTTTCTCCTGATGATGAAGAATTATGCCACCTTCAATTTCGGCAAGAGCTATTTCCGCGACGTATCCGTCCTTGAGTTGATCAAGGAGAAGCTGCCCGTTTCGATTTCTCTCGGGTTGTGGATGACGCTGCTGACCTATCTGATCTCGATCCCGCTCGGCATCCGCAAGGCCGTGAAAGACGGCCAGCCTTTTGATGCCTGGTCGAGCGCCGTTCTGGTCATCGGTTATGCGATTCCGGGATTCCTGTTCGCGGTTCTGCTGCTCATTCTGTTCGCCGGCTCGTCGTTCTTCCAATGGTTTCCGTCGCGGGGACTGTTCTCCGACAACTGGGATCAGCTCTCGCTTTTCGGGAAGATCACCGATTACCTCTGGCACCTGACGCTGCCGATCATCGCAATGGCGGTCGGGTCATTCACGGCGATGACGTTCCTGACTAAGAATTCGTTTCTCGATGAAATCCGTAAGCAGTACGTCGTCGCGGCGCGCGCCAAGGGCCTTACGGAAAATCAGGTTCTTTACGGCCACGTCTTCCGCAACGCGATGCTGCTCGTTATTTCGGGCTTCCCGTCGGCATTCATCAGCGCGTTCTTCTCGGGTGCCCTGCTGATCGAGACGATCTTCTCGCTCGACGGGCTCGGGCTTCTGTCGTTCGAAAGCATCGAAAAGCGCGACTATCCCGTCGTGTTCGCGTCCCTCTACATTTTCTCGCTGGTCGGGCTGTTCGTCGGAATTCTATCCGACTTCGTCTACACCCTTGTCGATCCGCGCATCGATTTCGAGACGCGCGAGGTCTGAACCGATGGATCAGAAAACCGACAACAAACGGATTGAGACCACCGCGCCCGTGGGGCTGACACGCTGGCAACGCTTCAAGCGGCGCTTTCACCTGTCGCCCGTCAACCGGCGGCGGCTTGCGCGCTTCAAGGCGCACAAGCTCGGGTATCGTTCGTTTGTCATTTTCACCGGGTTGTTCCTGATCTCGCTCTTCGCGGAATTCATCGCCAACGACCGGCCGTTGATCGTCAGCTACAAGGGCGAAATCCTGTTTCCGGTGCTTGTCGATTATCCGGAAGAGAAGTTCGGCGGATTCCTTGCCGTCACGGACTACCGAACGCCCGACATCGCCAACGAGATCAATGCCAACGGCTGGATGATCTGGCCGCCGATCCGGTATTCCTACGACACGATCAACAAGGATTACCCCGGCCGTATCGGCACCGGCGGCATCTGCCTCGGCTATCCGGCGCCGCCACCCTGGGCTTCCTCGATGAAGCTCTGCGATGCGCCGGCCGATCAATTGGCGCGCTTCCATGAACTCGGAAATACCAATTGGCTCGGCCTCGACAGCCAGGGGCGCGATGTCGTTGCGCGCGTCATTTACGGGTTCCGGATTTCGGTTCTTTTCGGGCTTCTGCTGACCATCGTGTCGTCGGCGCTCGGCATCGTCGCGGGCGCGGTGCAGGGCTACTTCGGCGGCAAGGTCGACCTCATCTTCCAGCGGCTGCTCGAAATCTGGAATTCGATACCGGAACTCTTCGTGCTGCTGATCCTGTCGTCGCTGTTCATTCCGGGATTCTGGACGCTGCTCGGCATTCTGATGATCTTCAGCTGGACATCGCTCGTCGGGCTCGTGCGCGCCGAATTTCTGCGCGGGCGCAATCTCGAATACGTGCGTGCGGCGCGCGCGCTCGGGCTTTCCGACTGGCAGATTATCTTCAAGCACCTGTTACCCAACGCGACGGTTGCGACGCTGACATTCCTGCCGTTCAAACTGTCGGGCGGCATCGCGGCGCTGACGGCGCTCGACTTCCTGGGCCTCGGCATGCCGCCAGGATCGCCGTCGCTGGGCGAGCTTTTGCTCGAAGGCAAGAAACATCTCGAAGCGCCCTGGCTCGGTATCTCGGGCTTTATCTCCGTGTCGATCATTCTTTCGCTTGCGATCTTCATGGGTGAAGCGGTGCGTGACGCGCTCGATCCGCGCAAGACGTTCCGGATGCGGGGGAAGGAATGATGGCCAACACCACTCCACTCGTCGACGTGCGCAATCTCTCAGTCGCTTTTGGCGACGGCGCGGATGACGTGCGCGTCGTCAAAGGCGTCTCTTTCCATATCGGCAAGGGCGAGATCGCTGCGCTCGTCGGGGAATCGGGCTCCGGCAAGACCGTCTCGGCGATGTCGATCCTGCAACTTCTTCCGACATCCGCGTCGTATCCGACAGGCGAAATCCTGTTCGAAGGCAAGGATATCCTGAAAGCCACCGAAGCGCAGTTGCGCGGCATCCGGGGCAAGCGGATTTCGATCATCTTCCAGGAGCCGATGACGACGCTCAATCCGCTGCACACGATCGAGGTGCAGGTGGGCGAGATCATCAAGCTGCACCAGAAACTTTCCGACAGCGATACGCGTGAACGGGTCGTCGAGCTTTTGACCAAGGTCGGCATCCGCGATCCGGAAAAACGGCTTTCCGCTTATCCGCACCAGCTGTCCGGCGGCCAGCGCCAGCGCGTGATGATCGCGATCGCCCTTGCCAACCAGCCCGATCTTCTCATCGCGGACGAACCGACGACGGCACTCGATGTCACGATCCAGGCGCAAATTCTGGAGCTCTTGAAGGCGCTGCAGAAAGAGATGGGCATGGCGATGCTGCTGATCACGCATGATCTCGGCATCGTCCGGCGCATGGCCGAGCGCGTCTATGTCATGAAGAGCGGTGAAATCGTCGAGACGGGAAATACGGAAGCGGTTTTCACGTCTCCGAAGCACCCCTATACGCGGCATCTGATCGAAGCCGAGCCCAAGGGCGAGCCGCCTGCTGTCGACACCTCCCGCCCCGTCGTCGTCGAGACGGATAATCTCAAGGTCTGGTTTCCGATCAAGCACGGGCTGCTGAAAAGGACGGTCGATTACGTCAAGGCGGTCGACGGGCTTTCGATGAAGGTCCGCGCGGGCGAGACGCTGGGCGTTGTCGGAGAATCCGGATCGGGCAAGACGACACTCGGGCTGGCGATCCTGCGACTGCTCTCGTCCGAAGGGCCGATCGCCTACGTCGGCAAGCGCATCGACAGTCTCAACAGCAAACAGATGCGGCCGCTGCGCAAGGAAATGCAGATCGTTTTCCAGGACCCTTACGGGTCGCTGTCGCCGCGTTTGACGATCGAACAGATCATCGAAGAAGGTCTTCTGATCCAGAATCCGGAACTCGATGAGGACGGCCGGAGCGAGCGCGTCGCAACGGCACTCCAGGAAGTCGGGCTCGATCCCGCAACCCGCGACCGCTATCCGCACGAGTTCTCGGGCGGACAGCGCCAGCGCATCGCCATTGCACGGGCCATGGTCTTGCAACCGAAGTTCGTCATGCTCGATGAGCCGACGAGCGCGCTCGACATGAGCGTGCAAGCGCAGATCGTCGATCTCCTGCGCGACCTGCAGAGAAAGCGCGATCTCGCCTATCTGTTCATCAGCCACGACCTCAAAGTCGTCAGAGCGTTATGCAACTACGTTATCGTGATGAAAAACGGTAAGGTCGTCGAGGAAGGTCCGGCGCGGGAAATCTTCGATTATCCGAAAGACGACTATACGAAGGCCCTGCTCGCCGCGGCGTTCGACATCAAGGTCACGCATCGCGCGGCGCTCGCGACGTAAGTTTTGGCGAGGGAACCTGCCGGATGACTGAGAAAACGCTAACGCATTATCATGCGCCGAATACACGCTCGCTGACGATTCGCTGGCTGTTCGAAGAGCTCGGCGCGCCGCACGAGCTGAAAGTTCTCAACCTGAAGAAGGGCGAGCACAAAACGCCCGAATATCTGACCATCAATCCGATGGGCAAGGTTCCGACGATTGTGCATGGCAGTACGCCCGTCACCGAAGTCGGTGCGATCGCGATCTATCTGGCCGATCTCTTTCCGGAAGCTGGCCTTGCTCCGGCAATCGGCGATCCCGAGCGCGGAACGTATTTGCGATGGATCATCTTCAATCAAAGCGCGGTTGAGCCCGCGATATGCGATTTCGCATTGAAGCGAGAACCGGGACAACCGTCGATGATGCCTTATGGCACGTATGACGAAACGATGAAGGCCTTTGCCGGCGCACTCGCCAAGGGCCCTTACATTCTAGGCGATAGTTTTTCCGCGGCCGACGTCGTCGTTGGATCGGGCGTGCGCTGGATGCTGATGTTCAAGCTGCTGCCCGAGCAGCCGGAATTTACGAACTATGCCGATCGCGTGACGCACCGGCCGGCGTTCGTCCGTGCGGTGACGAAAGATGCTGAGCTTGCGAAAGTGCTCGCGACCTAGAATTTCGCGAGGGCTGCCGATATTTGCTCCGATAATGAGCAATTCGATATTGCCGGTTCTTGAGTTCTCTGTGCCGGCCCGGCGAGCCATTCTTCCGCGAGAAGGCGCGGTTTTATAGTTTTATTCAGGCCAGGGTCAGATCTCTGCCGTAGAATTGCCTTACCTACCTTCTTTTGCTCACGAGGTTAGTGGGCCGCGCGTCCAATTCGCGGCGACGACGCGCGTTGGCGTCAGAATTCGAGAGGAACTCAATGATCTCGTCCCGACAGGCAGCTGTTGCAGCGGCTTCCCTTCTATCGGCCCTCATACTGGTGCCGCCCGCGACTCTTGCGGACGACAAACCACCTCAGGGCGACGCGGCGTCCGAGAAAGACCACAATAAAAAAGGAGCGCATGGAAGGGACGGCGGCGAGCGGCAAGGGCCGCGCGAGGAAAAACACCGTGGCGGGCCGCCACCAAGCGAGAATCCACAAGGCAGGACATTCGGACAGCAGCCGCGGCCGCAACGGAATCAGGGTTTTGGAAATAATCCGCAACCGAACAAGCCAGCCTTTGCGCCCGGCAACAATAACAACAGCGGCAACAAGCCAGCCTTCACCAAACAGCCGCCGAAGACACCGCTTGCGCAACCTCCTGTTATCAACGCGGCGCCAAAGACACCGAACGCTCCGCCAAGCACGTTCTCGAAAGAGCGCACGCAAGATCAGTTCAAGGCGGGCGACCACGGCAAGCGAGACCAGAAGCATTTCGGCGATCAAGGACCGCGGCCCGGACCAGCTAACGGCCCGGGTTCTGCTCCCGTCAACGGGCCTGGATCTGGACCGGCGTCCAAGCCAACCTTCGCGAAGCCGACGAACGTTCCGCCTCCGTCATTCGGCGCGGCATCGCCCAATCGCGCAACGAATCTTCCGAGGCCCCCGTCTGCGGCGGATGCCCGGAAACGCTTCGACAATCTCCGCAAGGCGCGGACCGAGAAGGTGGAAGCGGGCGGCAACGTCGTGATCAAGGAGCCCGGCAACCGAACGATCATCAAGCAGAACAACCGTTTCGTCATCCAGCATGACGAGACGGAACGGCTGAGGCGCGTCGCCCCGAATGCCCGCTTCGAGAAGGGCAAGAGCGGCACGAACATCGCCGTCGTCGACAGGCCTGGAAACGTGAAAATCTATTCCGAGACGGACGCCAGCGGAAATCTGATCCGAAGATACCGGCGTGGGCCTGACGGCCGCGACGTGATCATCATCGACAATCGCCGCAGACGGCATGGCGGTGGCGGTGTCGGGCGAGACATCGCGGCGGGCGTCGGGATCGGCATCGGCGTCGTGGCCGGTGCGGCACTTCTCAACTCCGTCCTCGATGTGCCGCCGCCGCGCGTGCGCATCCCGCGCGACCAGTACATCGTCGAATACGAAGGCGCGAGCGACGAGGACGTCTATGATGCCCTGAGCGCGCCGCCGGTGGACGACTTCAGCGATCGCTACACGCTCGACGAAATCCGCGCGACAGCAGCGCTGCGCGACCGCATGCGCCGCATCGACCTCGACGACATCAACTTCGAGTTCGGTTCGTGGGAAGTCGATCCGAGCGAATACGGCAAGCTCGAACGCGTGGCGCGTGCCATGAAGCGCGTCATCTCTCGCAACCCCGACGAAGTCTTCATGATCGAAGGCTACACGGATGCGGTCGGCTCGCCGGAAGATAACCTGTCGCTCTCTGACCGCCGCGCCGAATCCGTTGCAGAGGTTCTGACCGAGGAGTTCCAGGTGCCGTTCGAGAACCTGGTGACGCAGGGTTACGGGGAAGACTATCTCAAAGTTCCGACGCAACAGGCGGAACGGCTTAACCGGCGCGTCGCCGTTCGCCGCATTACGCCACTGCTGGCGCGAGGCGATCAGCCGCCGGGCCAGCCCGTACCGCCTCCTGGCAACCGCGGCGACCGTTATGATTCGGGACCGGGCCCGGATGACGGCGGCCCAGGTCCGGGCGGTCCGGACGCGGACTGATCAGAAGAAAAGGCGCATCACAACGGTGCGCCTTTTTTCTTTTGCCGCGCTCATCGACGCTCGTGCTGGTTGCCGAATTGATCAATTGGCCGCGGCGGGACGCCAGCCTGCCGCGAGCGCCTCGGCTTCAGAACAGAACCACCGTTCGCCGCACGACTCGTCGATCTTCACGCGGCCATACCAAGGGCTCCACGGCATGTGGTAGATGCGGCCGTGCGAAGAGATATTGCCCTTGATCGCGCAGCCGCTCGGTGCTGCCGTTTCGGCCACCTGCCATTCCGCGTGCCGAAAATCCCAAGGCGCTTCGGCAGGACCCTGCCAGACGCCGACCTTTCTTCCTCGTGCATCAGCTTCGACGGCGACGTAGACCTTCGAATACCTGACAAACGCCCACGCCATTCCGGCACGGACCATGGCTTCGTTGATATCGGCGCCGTCCTCGAAGCATGTGGCGAGCGCGCGATGATAAAGATCACTGCCGGTGCGGTCGCATGCGAGGCCTTTCTGTTGCACCAAGGCTCGCAGGAATGCCGCTGAGGCCTTGCCGCAGCCCCATCTTTCGCCAGTCGCGGTCCGGCACGTCTGCGCCAACTCGGGCGCGTCGATGCCTTCCAAGCGAACGCGCGTCGGACCGACATCAAGCGTATCGCCATCGACCACACGACCCTGGCCGGTGATGATTGCCGGATCGTTCGCTCCAGGTCCCGTCACAGCAACAGCGATGGCAGGCACAAGAAGCAGCGCGGCCGATGAAACGAAAAACGCACCGGCCTCGCGACCGGTGCGGCTCAGTTTTGCGGACAGGACGGACGCCACAAAGCTCATGACGACGAGACTCAGTGAGTCGTGTGTCACAACCTTGGCGGACTCGTGATCTTGTTATGCAATCATATATTGCAAGCGCAACCGGCCGTGTGTATCCCTTGACGCCAAGTACGTCGTTAGCTATATTCATCCCGCAACTGCAAGTGGGGGGCGATCATGGCGAAGCAGGCGACCTACAGCTTCAAGGCATTTCAGGCGGAATACCCGAATGACGACGCCTGCCTGTTCAAGCTGATGGAAGTTCAGCACGGCGGAACGGACATCGTCTGCCCAGAGTGCCAGAAGCGTTCGAAATTCCACTTGATGAGCAAGCGCAAGGCTTTCGCCTGCCAGCATTGCGGCCATCACATCCACCCCTGCGCCAATACGATCTTTCACAAGTCGAGCACGAAGCTCACGCACTGGTTTTTCGCGATGTATCTCATGACGACGACGCGCCACGGCGTTCCGGCGAAAGAGATACAGCGTCAAACGGGCGTGACGTACAAAACGGCATGGCGCATGTGCCACCAACTCCGCGAACTGATGGCGGAGGCTGACGACGCAAGCCCTTTAGCTGGACACATTGAGATGGACGAGACCGTTATCGGCGGTCGTCCTCGCAATCGTTTGCCACAAGGTCAAAATAAGAAAGGCCATACGGGGCCAAATAAAACTGTCCTGTTTGGGATGGTCGAGCGTGGCGGCCGGGTGCGGACGCGCGTCGTTCCCAACGTCCAGATGGGAACGCTGCATCCTCACATCGTTGAGAATGTCGCCAAGGGAAGCAAGGTCAGCACGGACGAACTGAAGTCGTACGGATTTTTACCCTACGCTGGTTATGAACATGCCCGCGTCGCGCACGCGAAAAAAGAATTTGCGCGCGGCGACGTACATGTGAACAGCATCGAAGGTTTTTGGAGCCGCCTTAAAGTTAGTATCAAAGGCACGCACGTAAGCGTTTCACGCCAACACCTTTGGAAATACGCTGCTGAGTTTTCCTACCGTTACAACATGAGGAAGACGCCAGAACAAATGTTTGAACGTCTTATTTCTTCGGTTTAGCCGCCTTAGACACTAGGCGATTGAACCGCTCTTTGTGTCCATCGGCGTGGTGACGACCATCTTCGGAATTGCACGTCGTGACAGTCGGTCGTCCGGACTCAATGCCATAGATCAGCTTCATTGATGACTTGCGAAGGTTCCACGTTTCGGTGGTGGCGCCGCCGACTCCGCTCTTAAGTGACTGTTCCATTTATCTTCCCCTTAAGTTTTTTAACTTGAACTGGGCGATAGCCTTCAATTCGCGTGATTGTGGCCACGTCCACGTCGCCACCCACTCCGCGTATTCCAATCGTATAACGCATAAGTTGTGCGGTCGTTTCTACGAGCAGAATTGCCAAGTCAACGCAGTCTTGGAGTGGTAAAAATTGGTAAGGGATTGGTAAAGCGTGCTGCTCGGTTATTGCTTTGTTTAGTTCTTCCATCTGCTTGGCATCGAGGTTCAACTTGCTTCCAATAGTGTGCATAATCTCGGGTGCAATCGCGTTCAGAATGCGAGAGGTAATCTCCGTTTGCCCACCCCATCGGAGCCCATATATTCCGACGTTCGTCTCTACCGGGCTCGGAGAGGACGGAATCGCAAATTCATAGATCGTTCCGTAAGGCGCGCCTTGATCAATGCCGCCAATGAGGAAACGCATATCGTCGGTAACGGGCATTTTCGCTGCTTTAAACTGCGCGGCGAAAAAGTCGCTCAGCTTTTGAGCGAAATCCTTGACGGACAAGCGTCCATCGTTTGCAATCTCTGCTTCAAATTCTGGAATGAAGCTGTGCGCCGTCCGGGGGTTGTCGGTACCGATGGTGCCAAGCCCATAAGTGACTGCGGCCACATGCGTTTGACTATCGACTCGTAGCAACTTCGTCGCGTTGTCGAAGTACGCTGGCATTACGGAAGTCACGCCACCAACAACCAATTGCGTGTTAAGTGTTACCCGGCTGTCAGCAGCCAGGACAAGACCTTCCGGTCCCTTAAATACGATTGCCAGA encodes the following:
- a CDS encoding extracellular solute-binding protein → MRIRLTTLALAAMAFLSSPPVSNVAHADESQCRTAISLIGEPKYGPDFKNFDWVNPDAPKGGTLRQWADGTFDTLNPFSDKGVKAGGLNLIYDSLFANSPDEPETQYGLIAECASYPDDFSSVTFKLRPEAKFNDGTPITPEDVIFSFDEFKKVNPFYAFYYKNVVKAEKTGDHEVKFTFDSKGNRELPMIVGQMSVVPKAYWEGKDANGRQRSLSETTVEPPLGSGVYRIKSVDMGRKIVYERVPDYWAKDLPVMRGQYNFDTLEVTYYRDRSPAFEDFKTGKLDFWMENRAAAWASQYDFDALKKGLVKKEALPVKRVAGMQSFAFNIRRPQFQDPRVRQAFNLLFNFEETNKKLFYGSYVRLNSFFANSDLASKGLPEGRELEILNEVKSEVPPEVFTTEWKNPVNNKEGDYRKHQQEALKLFEAAGWQIKSEVADDGSCGFFCKAMRVVGLSSAQTARVLRNAKGEQMTAEFLIDGDTFQNIILPYVQNLKALGINASVRAVDDAQYKQREDSRDFDIIVDNFAQSNSPGNEQRDFWGSAAADKPGSRNTIGIKNPAVDTLIDKIVFAKDRADLVAATHALDRVLLWNFYVVPQWYYPYERIAYWDIFGRPKILPSQSASLMQVWWIDPEKQKAVATAKAK
- a CDS encoding extracellular solute-binding protein; this encodes MIMVPRLSILAAAIALIFSAATSAEAEPRHGLSVFGELKYPADFQHFDYVNPDAPKGGRMVTLGTGGANTFDNLNPYILKGDAAQGLDFLFDALMVRAQDEPDAVYGLVAKSADVAPDGLSVTFKLRPEAKFSDGTPITADDVVFSFKTLKEKGHPAISQPLHDVVSAEAVDPETVRYTFKGTLTRDLPITVAQLPVLSKAYYSTQPFEETSLKPPLGSGPYRIKDFKPGTFITYTRRNDYWAKDLPVNRGRFNFDEVRYDYYRDRNIELEALKSGQIDFREEFSSVSWATGYDIPAVRDGRLIKTSLPDNRPSGAQGFFINTRRDKFKDPRVRLALDLVFDFEWSNKKLFYGLYKRTTSYFENSDMKATGLPSPEELNLLDPYKDKLSPEVFGEPYVPPVTDGSGNNRDNLKKARDLLIAAGWKPGADHMLHNAKGELLTIEFLDFEAAFERITVPYTDNLKRIGVDASWRLVDPSQYERRVKSFDFDVTTQRYALRLTPGIELRSYWGSEAAKLDGSFNLPGIADPAVDGLIDKVTAAKSRAELVTATHASDRVLRAGHYWVPHWYKASYGIAYWNKYSRPAVQPKYDAGVLDTWWFDPKKAEVLASGKPEAQSQEQPAKP
- a CDS encoding microcin C ABC transporter permease YejB, translating into MAIYLLKRVLLVIPTLFGIMLFSFIIIQFAPGGPVEQMIAQLTGNSSSIVSRMGGGGGDALGGGNAATAQLGQGAADAITSKYRGAQGLDPAFIKSLEKQFGFDKPAHERFLLMMKNYATFNFGKSYFRDVSVLELIKEKLPVSISLGLWMTLLTYLISIPLGIRKAVKDGQPFDAWSSAVLVIGYAIPGFLFAVLLLILFAGSSFFQWFPSRGLFSDNWDQLSLFGKITDYLWHLTLPIIAMAVGSFTAMTFLTKNSFLDEIRKQYVVAARAKGLTENQVLYGHVFRNAMLLVISGFPSAFISAFFSGALLIETIFSLDGLGLLSFESIEKRDYPVVFASLYIFSLVGLFVGILSDFVYTLVDPRIDFETREV
- a CDS encoding ABC transporter permease, which produces MDQKTDNKRIETTAPVGLTRWQRFKRRFHLSPVNRRRLARFKAHKLGYRSFVIFTGLFLISLFAEFIANDRPLIVSYKGEILFPVLVDYPEEKFGGFLAVTDYRTPDIANEINANGWMIWPPIRYSYDTINKDYPGRIGTGGICLGYPAPPPWASSMKLCDAPADQLARFHELGNTNWLGLDSQGRDVVARVIYGFRISVLFGLLLTIVSSALGIVAGAVQGYFGGKVDLIFQRLLEIWNSIPELFVLLILSSLFIPGFWTLLGILMIFSWTSLVGLVRAEFLRGRNLEYVRAARALGLSDWQIIFKHLLPNATVATLTFLPFKLSGGIAALTALDFLGLGMPPGSPSLGELLLEGKKHLEAPWLGISGFISVSIILSLAIFMGEAVRDALDPRKTFRMRGKE